The following nucleotide sequence is from Citrus sinensis cultivar Valencia sweet orange chromosome 6, DVS_A1.0, whole genome shotgun sequence.
TTGCCTGCAAGTTCAATAAATTCCTTAAGATGAGCATATGTTTTGCAAAGACTAGCTTTCAAGTTTTTGATGCCATCAGTTAAGAACTACTATTTCAATGATATCGTGATTGAAAATGGGCCAGTCGTCTAATCATCTGGTTAAGGATGCATGGTGGACGGTGGCCTTTATATTATACCACCAGAAAATTTGGTCAGTGGGAATGATAGGAGTcattattttgagttttttgcTGCTAGAATTTGCTAAAGTTGAGTCACCTGAATGGTTAAGCCCATAAAGAAGCTTACATAGAAACCTGACTTTGTTCCTGGTTAAGTCAAGTTTCTGGTTAAAGTCTAgatgctctctctctctctctctctctctttttctctctcatggGAAGTCGTGCGGACTGAAAACAAATTGGCTTAACCCTCTTCTCATATAGACCCTGTTGCCCCATACCCATTTGGATTTATGGGGCTCACGCATCCGTGCAGTGACTGTTTAGGTAGGTGGTGGGAGATGTAGtgttggttttgattttatcatttacaTTTTATACTGTTTTGATGTTGTGGCCTGTTTGACTTGAGTGCTTATCCGAACAGGTTTCCGTAATTCTCTGCTAAACGCTCTAAGTGAATTCCAGCAAAAGAACGAAGCGGGGATGTTTGTAAATTCGTGCTATATTCATTGTCAGACTTGGATGGCTGAGACATGGCATTCACCCAGTTCCCCAAGAATCAACTCCAAggtacaaaaatattttaatcattttatctGTGCTATATCACGTGCTTATTTAGCCACAGAACTTTCACTTTTTCTCATCGTCACTGTCTCATAAGATCACGTGGGATACCTCTGGAGTGCAATGTCATGATATTTAAGGTTTCCTTCCAGGCTTGTCATTTTTTGGACTTCATAGTCTAGTTCAGTGTGCTCTCCTAAAATTTCATGCTATGGTTGAATAGCATATAGATTAGAATAGTATGTCTGGTGGTATGCGTCTAAGTAGGTTAAGTTTGACTGCTTGTGCAAATTGAAGCTTGTTGTTGATATTTGCTTTTCGTTTGGATTCAAGTCATCTTTCTAAACAGTTTCATTGCACTGACGGCTCTTGGATCAGACCATTGCAGAGTCAGTTGGTGATTGGTACTTCAACCGTGGAGCAGTGAAGCTAATCGACTGCCCTTATCCATGCAATCCCACTTGTTATAACATGGATTTTACACGACATTGATAAAGCTCATTACTGGTACGATTTCTACTATGAGCTATTCTGATTCCACAACTTTTGATTTCTCACGATACCTTGGTTGAATTTCCTCTACCTCCAAAACGGGATACTGGATTCTGAAAACGGCATTTAAAATAATGCTTGTAGTTTACATCCTGTAACAGGTAGGAGGTAAAAGTTCTTTAATCTACTGCTCCAGCAGTTGGGATCCATATTTAactaaacaaagaaaattcatgAAATGCTCTGTATACTCTATgtatgataaatttaattctcCATGTTGATTTCagtttcacttttttttttctttttttctttggtttaattttagtttggtCTCTCGTGAATTGACTATCTTCAAATAACCCctttttacttttgaaaacCTCAATCtgctctctttttttcctaaaaaatttttttaaaaaaatcatcaatgtaTCTCATTTATCCCTCatcttttgaataaaaaagagataacttgaaattttaaaaattaaggcaggcaattaaaaaatagtgaaTTCATGAAGAGATAGGCCAGATTTCATTAGGGTGTATGGTCAAGATACTATTCTTTGTAATGTtaaatgttgttaataatCAATCACTAACGtgtatttattcaaattaaagCTCAGATTATATGAGAGGATTTGAATATCTTTGTCCATTTTTACCCCCCGCTTTCTCTATGTCTTTGGCTGAAAGAAGACGATGATATTgactttgtgttaatttttttattgaaggaTTAAGTTGACTTTAAGAGCAAGTAAAACCGGTTGTCGATGTAACTTCTCTCCAAGGTAGGACAATGACTTTATAAATGGTGAATTGGTCGCTCCTCTCACATTCAAAACTGGCATTAGActggaattttgaaaaagaaatattaactGATGTGTTACCAATCAAAGTCAAATCTTGaagttcaaatcaaacaattaaCAATCCCATGAAAATGGAAGCACTGGCCCAGTAGAATTTGCTTTGAAGTCCTCAAACCTCCCAATTCACTGATGAgattttttgggtttctttaaGAGGACCCTTTAGATACAGATATGATGGTGACAAGCTCCAAAATTCAAATGGGTTTTACTTATTCTATTTTTCcatattaattcaaattagtTGACATGTCACGAGATGCTGGAGACCTAAACCACTGTCAGCTGTCATGAAATTAATATGGGTTTACCGAACACTGCATGCCGCTTATCTCGTCCTGGCCATAAGCCtccaacaattttattttggaagggctttcaaagttttttttttttaattattaattgtatattttatagttgctatattatcaaaaatactataatattttaagagtATATCAATCGTCTACattaaattgacaaaaactATCTGTCGATCATCAAACCGTTAGctgccgtttgaaagttaacgaaATTATAgtgaattaatgattttacctttgaaacataaattaaagtagtaaaagaaaattatcatttgtatacttttaaattattacttgTATCATATAAAAAGACTAAATTACCCCTTGACATCATCTTATTTAAACGGCAAGTAACAATTTAGTGGAAGGtagatacattttgtcaacttagggtggacgattgatataccctcaaagtgttgtaatatttttgataacagagCAACTATAGGgttatacaaatgataatttccctttttaactttttttttaattattcgttttgattttttttttataaaaaaagcattttcaataaatatttgacTTAAAATGAGAAGTTTATGATTTAAACTCGCTTGCATGAGAGGTGGTTTTAATTGCTACTTAAgcgctaaaaaaaaaaaactctttaccTTATCAAAGAGTTTTTCCttcttatgaaaaaaaaatatttacaataatcaaaatataaacaacttagaaaaatcagaaaaaacAATAGTTTAAATATATCTGTTTAGGAAACggtaacaataaaaataaagtataaCATTCAAATTTGTAGATAAAGATAGACGAGATGATTTTGATAGAgcaatttataacaaaagtACGCTCTCAACTCTCAGAGTACGGGAATACAGAATTAAGCTCAAAATTGAGTgcttaattgaaattttagaaaCATGAAGTCTGAAATTaggttataattataaaataaagctCAAAATGGTATGCAATTACTAGAACACCCTCAAGTAGGGATGAAGCCAAGACTTTGGCCTAGGAATGGcaatttaaaaactttgtaTAATTTCACTAGCAAAATACGTCACAACGTTCACAAGGAGTAATTTGGAAatgtttataattaataaaggaTAGTGTggaaaatcttaaaattacaGGGAACAATGGGAAAGATGTTTCAATATAAGGGGCGTCTACAATCTGTCCTTAATTGGCCCAATGTGACTCGGCCTTGCCACTAATCGAGCACAACCAATCGTGTAGGGCATTAGTGCGCAAATTGAGTGTAGTTGTCgcgtaaaattttaaaataatgcatGTTTGTTTGTATAACTTTAACACTTTTCGGggaatatataaaaaaatattataaataaaacctCAAATATGgtattaaaaattagttgAGGACCCAATTGATAAACCAAATTCTAAGAGGGATAAAAGTgttattctctctttttttattttttattttttttatttttccatccagttgtagttgtgattgtgaataaaaaagttttgaattttctaaTACCACAGAAAGTCCCAGCCCATGAGtctttacaaaacaaaatggtTTGTTATTGGTAAACCAGAATTATATATAACAGTTAAATGGTGGTAGAGTTTTGACTATCACTTTCATTTCCAACTGCAAATCTTACATATACTTTTTAATTGATGAACTAGTTTGATCGAACTCAAATTCATGTTTCtagaagataattttttaaaagacgttttaatttaatcataccTAATATCATGTAAGGACGTGTTTAATGCGCGTAAGCCATGTTTAGTGGAGAACCCACttgattaattaagaaaataattcaattagataatgatttttaagctgaattcttttttttttttattatgacaACAAGTGATCGCGCCGATGATAATAACCGAAAGTCATGGGTCATGATGAAATACACGAAACAAAAAACTGAAGCAGTTGAGAGTTTTTGTAGTTTTACTAGATTTGGTAACAAATTTATGTATACACTGACGTCATTCCTCTCTCCAAACAATTGTGCACCGTTGAGAGcctcatttcaaaatttgcaTATTACATAAGTTTGCATGTTTTCAActcttgttctttttttttacacaaagtaagatcataaaattaatgtaaaaaaaatgaaattcatttgaaattgaagtattgtaacttttaatttaagtttaagAATTAAGTTGAAGCACAACAGTTAAAACGTGCTCGATAAGCGTTTTCGTGAGCCTAATTGGTATATTATGAACAtgatggaaaaaaaacaaaggggAGAAAGTATTTATAAACCTGTATAtggattaatattttttaatagtgtTTTGTATTTACACCGATGAACGCCAGATTCTTCCCTCAAGTGAAATGATAATCACAGAGACATCATCATGGTATATCCGGCGATCTCCTTGTGGGATATCAAGCAATTCATGGAAGTCCATTCCTGCAATTTTGTAACCAAAATTCAAGATTAGTGAACTAGCTTAGGCGTAGATTAGAATGGATAAGCTTGTTTAGCTATGTTTTCAACTGTTAAAAATGGTCTTACCAGCTTTCTTAGCTGCGCGAAATAGTACTTCTTCGATGAGATGCTGTGCTGGATCTCCTTCGGGGAATGCAGCAAGGAAGGATTCAACTTCGGAGACAGCTTCTTCACTGGTGAAGTACTGATAGAGTCCATCCGAGGACAAGATCAAAAACTTGTCCCTTGGATTGAGTCTGTGATGATAGACTGAAGGATTGCAAGTGATGTATGGCGAGGTGCCAATGTAATTGATTCTGAACATCTCTAGCAAAGCATCATTCCATTTTGGctacaaaattatattaaaaaaaaaaaacgaggACTTAGGGATCATCATAACAGAGGAAGCTAAATGGAACTTTGAATAATTAGGCACACCTAACTTAGTAGTATAGCTTGCAGGGTTGTTTAGATTATGCCTACAAGATAATGAgcttaaaatgttaaattacCTGTTTGAGAAATCCAGCGCCGAAAGCTCGAGTGACCTTCAAGTAACCTTTAACTCTGTCATTCATTACAGCAGAATCATCATCTGGATGTTCGTTCTTAATTCTCCTAACTTCCTGCAATCCAAGAGGCCTATTAGTTCATATCAAACAATAACATGAAAAACGACTCAAATAGAGTATCCGGTAAAGCATATCACCTCTTCCTCATGAGTGCTGTGATCCGTAGTGAGCTGAAGTGATGTCAAGTTATTGAATCTATCCAAGTCATCACCATCAAGCGCCTCGTGATCATGCATAGTTTCCTCGTTGATTCGTTTCAAATCCCTCCCCGCCTTCCCTAACCCGATATTGGGCTCAAATTTCCAACCTAAAACCGCCCTGCTGTCCCCAACATTCATCAAATACACATCCTCACCTTTCATCAACATCACCAAAACGCAGGAACCCATCAAAGCCAACTCAGGATTCTCCATTACCATCTTATCCGCAACCTCCAAATACGAGTCCTCTGTTTTCTTCAACGCCTGCGATAACGCCTTCAACACATCCGAATGAATATCATTCACCCCATTCGATCCCTCACAATTCAACTTCCTCTCAAGCTCTAAATTTTCCCTATCCCAAGCAAAATCAACACATTTCTTTACAATTCCTTTGTTGCTGTTacctttcatttttctctccGAATCGTCGTCCAATGGGAAAATCTCTTTCTGGGTTTCATCAGATGAACTCGATTCCAGCTTATCATTCCAAAGAAGCCCTTTGAGCTCTTTATGAACAGCAGGGTACAAATTGTTGATCAAATAATCAGGGGCATCAGGACCGTTAAACCCATCATAAATCCCAACAAAAACCCACCCACGTTCTTCAGAAACAACGATTTGCATCCGATCCTCCCCAGCTTTGCCTTGTGCCCATTGCAGATTTTGACTCTTCATAGAACAGAACTcgccatcatcatcatcagtcaCTACGACACCGTTTTCATTGTTTAAGCTCGCACGGCTGCTCAAACGGTCACTACCTgtctcattattatttctctcgGATTCCAAATCTTTTGCCCCTTGAGaagacttattattattaatcatcaTCCCAcgagaaattgtttttgatatCGCCCGCTTGAAAATCTTCAGCAAGCCCTGTTTTTTGGACTTGCTTTTACTGTTTATTCcattttgagatgagtttctCTGCAACTTATCAGTGATTGGACCCGAATACAACCCACGATCAATGGGTCCGGATAGGTACCCACGCTCGATGGGACCCGACAAGAAGCCTCGCTCGATCGGACCGGAGGTAGAAGAACCCGACCCGGACTGAAACGATCGGCGTGGGACCGGCTGGAGAGGGAGAGAAGCGAAGGAATCGGAGCTCTCGAAGGTGGCGCTGTTGCTGCTGTACGGCCAGGAGTAGTCGATCAAGGCCGTCGATAGAGTCTGCGTGGACGTGTTGGCGCTGACAGAGGCGCCGGATATTGAGCTGAAAAACGTCGCCGTTTGGACAACAGTGTTGGTTGTGGTGGCCGCGGCGGTGGTGGGATGATGATAATACTCTGTATGGACTTTGGACGATGATGAGGCAGAGAGACGGGGCGGGTCGGGCCGGATGTAGCAAAACGAATGGCCCAGACCCTCCCGCAGCGGGTCCCCCATAATGACGGCGATCTCGTGACGGCTCGTTACTTCACCTACGAAGCAGTGGCCAAATTTCCCGATTCCGTTACCCATAacagaaattacaaaatttgaagaaacaaataacaaaaaagaacaagtgtgtttcttttctttcctttttttttttttctgggtGGTTTGGCAAGGAGCCAAGTACTAGAGTGGTTTCATTTCACAGCATGTGTTTTGTGTTTAATATGTACTTGTGTTTCAGAGGGAGAAGTGAAGAAATAcgacagagagagagagaaggagTTGACTTTTGAGTTTGTtcgtttgtttgtttgtttcttacttttttttgaaatgttatttaaatttttagtttattatttattggaGAGTTgacctttttctttaatagaGAAGCGCGTGGGGGTTTTGGAGGGAAATTGATATTAAACTATCAGCACACCGCAAAAGTCAAAACCTAATGAGTTCAAGCTTATTTTAAGGATAAGTTGGTCATTTTAGTAAGTATCATGggatttatttcttaaattaaagtttgaacaaaaataataataaactgtaTCTTTAGGGATCCGAATGTTATTGCCcctttaaaaacttaaaaattaaggatTTCTAAGTGATTTAGCTGCCTCCTATCCTATCTGCATCGAAAATCCTAAGTATTGCCGTGCACTTGGCAacttctttgttttgtttttatttatttattttcttacacgAATTGAATCATCCCGATCTTGATAAGACCGATGCTTAAGATGCTTCTAATTTGAGCTTCTTCcgtaaaaaaattcaagtgatAATTAAtggttaataatttaaaattttctaaagatatattttatcatgttcaaatgaaattataaatgccCTTATAaggtttattattttattattttaaattcaaatcctTTTAAGAATATCtcatctat
It contains:
- the LOC102615916 gene encoding probable protein phosphatase 2C 23 is translated as MGNGIGKFGHCFVGEVTSRHEIAVIMGDPLREGLGHSFCYIRPDPPRLSASSSSKVHTEYYHHPTTAAATTTNTVVQTATFFSSISGASVSANTSTQTLSTALIDYSWPYSSNSATFESSDSFASLPLQPVPRRSFQSGSGSSTSGPIERGFLSGPIERGYLSGPIDRGLYSGPITDKLQRNSSQNGINSKSKSKKQGLLKIFKRAISKTISRGMMINNNKSSQGAKDLESERNNNETGSDRLSSRASLNNENGVVVTDDDDGEFCSMKSQNLQWAQGKAGEDRMQIVVSEERGWVFVGIYDGFNGPDAPDYLINNLYPAVHKELKGLLWNDKLESSSSDETQKEIFPLDDDSERKMKGNSNKGIVKKCVDFAWDRENLELERKLNCEGSNGVNDIHSDVLKALSQALKKTEDSYLEVADKMVMENPELALMGSCVLVMLMKGEDVYLMNVGDSRAVLGWKFEPNIGLGKAGRDLKRINEETMHDHEALDGDDLDRFNNLTSLQLTTDHSTHEEEEVRRIKNEHPDDDSAVMNDRVKGYLKVTRAFGAGFLKQPKWNDALLEMFRINYIGTSPYITCNPSVYHHRLNPRDKFLILSSDGLYQYFTSEEAVSEVESFLAAFPEGDPAQHLIEEVLFRAAKKAGMDFHELLDIPQGDRRIYHDDVSVIIISLEGRIWRSSV